The proteins below are encoded in one region of Segatella copri:
- the rsmA gene encoding 16S rRNA (adenine(1518)-N(6)/adenine(1519)-N(6))-dimethyltransferase RsmA, which produces MKAVKPKKNLGQHFLTDLNIAKRIADTVDACPDIPVLEIGPGMGVLTQYLVEKPRPVKAVEIDSESVAYLHENFPTLKDNIIGEDFLRMDLNQIFDGKQFVLTGNYPYDISSQIFFKMLDYKDLIPCCTGMIQREVALRMASEPGNKAYGILSVLIQAWYDVEYLFTVDENVFNPPPKVKSAVIRMTRNKVTDLGCDEKLFKRLVKTVFNQRRKMLRVSLKQMFPGVTPREDFYTTDIMTKRPEQLTIQQFVELTNYVGEELKRLELIK; this is translated from the coding sequence ATGAAAGCTGTAAAGCCTAAGAAGAATCTCGGTCAGCACTTCTTGACCGACCTCAATATAGCAAAGCGCATCGCCGATACAGTGGATGCCTGCCCGGATATACCTGTTCTCGAAATCGGACCAGGTATGGGCGTTCTTACCCAATATCTCGTAGAGAAACCAAGACCCGTCAAGGCGGTGGAAATCGACTCGGAGTCGGTGGCGTATCTTCATGAGAATTTCCCTACACTCAAGGATAATATTATCGGTGAAGACTTCCTGAGAATGGATTTGAACCAGATATTCGATGGAAAGCAGTTTGTACTGACAGGTAATTATCCATACGATATCTCATCGCAGATATTCTTCAAGATGCTCGATTACAAGGATCTCATTCCTTGCTGTACCGGAATGATTCAGCGCGAGGTGGCATTGCGTATGGCATCAGAACCAGGCAACAAAGCCTATGGTATCCTCAGTGTGCTCATCCAGGCATGGTATGATGTGGAATATCTCTTTACGGTAGATGAGAATGTGTTCAACCCACCACCAAAGGTAAAGAGTGCGGTAATCCGCATGACTCGCAACAAGGTGACTGACCTTGGCTGTGATGAAAAACTGTTTAAGCGTCTGGTAAAGACTGTCTTCAACCAGCGTCGCAAGATGCTCCGTGTAAGCCTCAAGCAGATGTTCCCGGGTGTAACCCCACGCGAGGATTTCTACACCACCGACATCATGACCAAGCGCCCTGAACAGCTCACTATCCAGCAGTTTGTAGAACTCACCAACTATGTGGGCGAAGAATTGAAAAGATTAGAATTAATAAAATAA
- a CDS encoding magnesium transporter CorA family protein, protein MKTYWNIDKNLTVLNEWQPNCWIQVTCPTDEDQRLLEEEFKIPDYFLSDISDTDERARYEYDDGWMLIILRIPYVKEIRSRTPYTTVPLGIIHKRDVTITVCYYETNMMIDFVSYQQKRSEGFTDYVDMTFRLFLSSAVWYLKRLKQINSLIEKAKRNLDHGVNNESLIGLSRLQDSLTYFITSIRGNENLLSKLKFKLQVDELDADLIEDVNIEMTQARETTSIYSDILESTMDTYSSIINNNMNTTMRTLTSISIVMMLPTLISSLFGMNLINGMEDSHYGFAIALVISVLVSALSWGFLRYKRLL, encoded by the coding sequence ATGAAGACTTATTGGAATATAGACAAGAATCTGACTGTACTCAATGAGTGGCAGCCAAACTGCTGGATACAAGTAACATGTCCAACTGATGAGGACCAGCGCTTGCTGGAAGAAGAATTCAAGATCCCTGATTATTTCCTCTCGGATATCAGCGATACTGATGAGCGTGCCCGCTATGAATATGACGATGGCTGGATGCTCATCATCCTCCGTATCCCTTATGTCAAGGAAATACGCAGCCGTACCCCATACACCACCGTGCCTTTGGGTATCATCCATAAGCGCGATGTTACCATCACCGTATGCTATTATGAAACCAACATGATGATTGATTTCGTAAGCTACCAACAGAAGCGCAGCGAGGGGTTCACCGACTATGTAGACATGACCTTCCGTCTCTTCCTTTCATCAGCGGTTTGGTATCTGAAGCGATTGAAACAGATCAATTCGCTCATAGAAAAGGCAAAACGAAACCTCGATCATGGTGTGAACAATGAGAGCCTGATTGGCCTGAGCCGCCTGCAGGACTCCCTTACCTACTTCATCACCTCTATCCGAGGCAACGAGAATCTCCTGTCTAAGTTGAAGTTCAAGCTGCAGGTGGACGAACTTGATGCCGACCTCATCGAAGACGTAAACATCGAGATGACACAGGCACGCGAAACTACAAGCATCTACTCCGACATTCTGGAGTCGACGATGGATACCTATTCGAGCATCATCAACAACAACATGAATACCACGATGCGTACCCTGACCAGTATCAGTATCGTCATGATGTTGCCTACGCTGATTTCCTCATTGTTCGGTATGAACTTAATCAACGGTATGGAAGACAGCCATTACGGATTTGCCATTGCCCTGGTTATCTCCGTGCTCGTTTCTGCACTTTCATGGGGCTTCCTTAGATACAAGCGCCTGCTCTAA
- the rsfS gene encoding ribosome silencing factor, with protein MNTVKQLVETIKEGIQEKKGQDIVIADLTEIDGSIAKYFIICQGGSPTQVEAIAGSVGDIVRKNLKEKPVNVAGLGNDQWVAMDFVDVLVHIFLPEVRAYYDLEHLWEDAKLTHIPNLD; from the coding sequence ATGAACACAGTTAAACAACTCGTAGAGACTATTAAAGAAGGTATACAAGAAAAGAAAGGTCAAGACATTGTTATCGCCGACCTGACAGAAATCGATGGAAGCATTGCCAAGTACTTCATCATCTGCCAGGGAGGAAGCCCTACTCAGGTTGAAGCTATCGCAGGTTCTGTAGGAGACATCGTGCGCAAGAACCTGAAAGAAAAACCTGTAAATGTAGCTGGTCTCGGCAACGACCAGTGGGTGGCAATGGACTTTGTTGACGTATTAGTACACATCTTCCTTCCGGAAGTACGTGCTTATTACGACCTCGAACATTTATGGGAGGATGCAAAGCTTACCCATATACCTAATCTAGACTAG
- a CDS encoding DUF349 domain-containing protein — MMDSQEKALLQQSTLEDPAKKAYATKQEVLERVKEIAHSSENPNKEELDLLKTTFYKIHLAERDAQMKEYLAKGGDPEKYILLPDDTEEAFKAEMQLIKEKRAKIFLAQEEEKQDNLRKKEEIIEKIKAMTTSPEEANKSYQDFKALQQEWKEIKNIPADKANEVWKNYQLYVEQFYDMLKLNSEAREYDFKKNLEAKTQLCEAAEKLNEEEDVISAFHQLQDLHQQYREIGPVAKELREQIWERFKAASTVINKKHQQHFEDLRAKEEENLAKKTSLCEKVEAANQGEYKTAKDWEKVTQEIIEIQKEWRTIGFAPQKMNVKIFERFRIANDKFFNKKAEFFKGLKDTYSANLEKKQQLVNKAKELADSTDWKKTGDKFIALQKEWKKVGTVPHKQGELLWKEFLDTCNKFFEARNKQNAGSRSEEHANLDKKRNIIAQLKELVIAEISDNDFQKKLKNLAKQYSAIGHVPFKEKDKVYKEYHEAIDAAYKKLHATNAKRHFDNFKNNLKNVAKEGGNALGNERGKLLRRYDQLRIEITTYENNLGFFNTASKKGNSLVEEMNRKIEKLKADLEMVKQKIKAIDAEKK, encoded by the coding sequence ATGATGGACTCTCAAGAAAAAGCTCTGTTGCAGCAGAGCACCCTGGAAGACCCTGCCAAGAAGGCTTATGCCACCAAGCAGGAAGTGCTCGAAAGAGTAAAGGAAATCGCTCATAGCAGCGAAAATCCAAACAAGGAGGAACTCGACCTACTCAAGACTACTTTCTACAAGATTCATCTCGCAGAAAGAGACGCACAGATGAAAGAGTATCTCGCAAAAGGCGGTGACCCAGAGAAGTATATCCTTCTACCGGATGACACCGAAGAAGCCTTCAAGGCTGAGATGCAACTCATCAAGGAGAAAAGAGCCAAGATCTTCCTGGCACAAGAAGAAGAAAAACAAGATAATCTCCGCAAAAAAGAGGAAATTATCGAAAAGATAAAGGCCATGACCACCTCACCGGAGGAGGCCAACAAATCATATCAGGACTTCAAGGCCTTGCAGCAGGAATGGAAGGAAATCAAAAACATCCCTGCAGACAAGGCAAACGAGGTATGGAAGAACTATCAGCTCTATGTAGAGCAGTTCTACGACATGCTCAAGTTGAACAGCGAAGCTCGCGAATATGACTTCAAGAAGAATCTTGAAGCCAAGACCCAACTCTGCGAGGCTGCAGAGAAACTCAATGAGGAAGAGGATGTTATTTCTGCCTTCCACCAGCTTCAGGACCTCCACCAGCAATATCGCGAAATCGGTCCTGTTGCCAAGGAGTTGAGAGAGCAGATTTGGGAACGTTTCAAGGCTGCTAGCACTGTTATCAACAAGAAGCACCAGCAGCACTTCGAAGACCTGCGTGCCAAGGAAGAGGAAAACCTCGCCAAGAAAACTTCCCTCTGCGAAAAGGTAGAGGCTGCCAACCAAGGAGAATACAAGACTGCCAAGGACTGGGAAAAGGTTACCCAGGAAATCATAGAGATTCAGAAAGAGTGGCGCACTATCGGTTTTGCCCCTCAGAAGATGAACGTCAAGATTTTCGAGCGTTTCCGCATCGCCAACGATAAATTCTTCAACAAGAAGGCAGAATTCTTCAAAGGATTGAAAGATACCTACTCTGCCAATCTCGAAAAGAAACAGCAACTCGTAAACAAGGCAAAGGAACTGGCTGACAGTACAGACTGGAAGAAGACTGGCGACAAGTTCATCGCTCTTCAGAAAGAATGGAAGAAGGTGGGTACCGTACCTCACAAACAAGGCGAATTGCTCTGGAAGGAATTTCTGGATACCTGCAACAAGTTCTTTGAAGCCCGCAACAAGCAGAATGCCGGTTCACGCAGCGAGGAACATGCTAATCTGGACAAGAAGCGCAACATTATTGCCCAGCTCAAGGAACTTGTAATTGCAGAGATTTCAGACAACGATTTCCAAAAGAAGCTCAAAAATCTTGCCAAGCAATACAGTGCAATTGGACACGTTCCTTTCAAAGAGAAAGACAAGGTCTATAAAGAGTATCATGAGGCTATCGATGCAGCCTACAAGAAACTTCACGCCACCAACGCAAAGCGCCACTTCGACAACTTCAAGAACAACCTGAAGAATGTTGCCAAAGAAGGCGGCAATGCACTCGGCAATGAGCGTGGTAAACTCTTGCGCCGCTACGACCAGTTGCGCATCGAGATTACTACCTACGAGAACAACCTCGGTTTCTTCAATACGGCCAGCAAGAAGGGCAACAGCCTGGTAGAAGAAATGAACCGTAAGATTGAGAAACTCAAGGCTGACCTCGAAATGGTAAAGCAGAAAATCAAGGCTATTGATGCCGAGAAGAAATAA
- a CDS encoding aminoacyl-histidine dipeptidase: MADIKNLNPVEIWRNFDKLTQVPRPSGHLEKIQAYLLDWAKEAGVEAFQDPAGNIVMRKPATPGMENRKGVIMQAHMDMVPQKAPDSKHNFETDPIETIIDGDWVRANHTTLGSDDGLGVATIMAVMESKDLQHGPIEGLITADEETGMYGANDLPAGELNGDILLNFDTEVWGEFVIGSAGGIDITATLDYKEVETDKEDAAVKVTLKGLKGGHSGIEINEGRANANKCMVRFVREAISELDARLASWQGGNMRNAIPFQAEVVLTLPKENIEALNDLVADWKDEICDEFEGIETTENIEFFAENVETPKMQVPAEIQDNLVDAIYACHDGVLRMAPSMPEIVETSSNLAIVEIGDGKAAIKILARSSHEYYKMYLATMIESCFNMAGMKVEFSGSYMGWNPNPKSDILEHVLKVYKEQNGTDGKVQAVHAGLECSIILSKYPNLDVVSFGPTLLSPHTANERCQISCVAPFWNLVKQLLTEIPAK; the protein is encoded by the coding sequence ATGGCTGACATTAAGAATTTGAACCCAGTTGAAATCTGGCGTAACTTTGACAAGTTAACACAAGTTCCACGTCCATCTGGACATTTGGAAAAGATTCAGGCTTATTTGCTCGATTGGGCAAAAGAAGCTGGTGTAGAGGCTTTCCAAGACCCAGCAGGCAACATCGTGATGCGCAAGCCTGCTACTCCAGGTATGGAGAACCGCAAAGGCGTTATTATGCAGGCGCACATGGACATGGTTCCTCAGAAAGCACCAGACAGCAAGCATAATTTTGAAACAGACCCTATCGAAACCATCATCGATGGCGACTGGGTACGTGCTAATCATACAACACTCGGTAGCGACGACGGACTTGGCGTAGCTACAATCATGGCTGTAATGGAATCAAAAGATTTGCAGCATGGTCCTATCGAGGGCTTGATTACCGCCGACGAAGAGACAGGCATGTATGGTGCCAACGATCTCCCAGCAGGCGAACTGAACGGCGACATTCTCTTAAACTTCGATACCGAGGTTTGGGGTGAGTTCGTTATCGGTAGCGCTGGCGGTATCGACATCACAGCAACTCTCGACTATAAAGAGGTAGAAACCGACAAGGAAGATGCTGCCGTTAAGGTAACCCTCAAGGGATTGAAAGGCGGTCACTCCGGTATCGAAATCAACGAAGGCAGAGCGAATGCCAACAAGTGCATGGTTCGTTTCGTGCGTGAAGCTATTTCAGAACTCGATGCCCGTCTAGCTTCATGGCAGGGCGGCAACATGCGCAATGCCATCCCATTCCAGGCTGAGGTTGTTCTGACCCTGCCTAAGGAGAATATTGAAGCTTTGAATGACCTGGTAGCAGACTGGAAAGACGAAATCTGTGATGAGTTCGAAGGCATTGAAACAACTGAGAACATCGAGTTCTTCGCTGAGAATGTAGAAACTCCTAAGATGCAGGTTCCTGCCGAAATCCAGGATAATCTTGTAGATGCAATCTACGCTTGCCACGATGGCGTATTGCGTATGGCTCCATCTATGCCTGAAATCGTAGAGACCTCTTCAAACCTCGCAATCGTTGAGATTGGTGACGGCAAGGCTGCTATCAAGATTCTGGCCCGTTCTAGCCACGAATACTACAAGATGTATCTTGCCACAATGATAGAAAGCTGTTTCAACATGGCAGGCATGAAGGTTGAATTCAGCGGCAGCTATATGGGATGGAACCCTAACCCTAAGAGCGACATTCTGGAACACGTATTGAAGGTTTACAAAGAACAGAACGGCACAGACGGTAAGGTACAGGCTGTTCACGCAGGTCTGGAGTGCTCTATCATCCTGAGCAAGTATCCTAACCTCGATGTCGTATCATTCGGTCCTACCCTTCTTAGCCCTCACACAGCCAATGAGCGTTGCCAGATCAGTTGCGTAGCTCCTTTCTGGAACCTCGTCAAGCAGCTCCTGACAGAGATTCCTGCAAAGTAA
- the rsgA gene encoding ribosome small subunit-dependent GTPase A, which translates to MRGLVIKNTGSWYTVKTDDGQLIESKIKGNFRLKGIRSTNPVAVGDYVQLITNQEGTAFISSIEDRQNYIIRKSPNLSKQSHILAANVDQALLVVTVNYPQTSTTFIDRFLAGAEAYRVPVIIIFNKSDILSEEELHYEKMMCTLYETIGYKCIELSAATGEGVELLRPLIKDKKSLLSGNSGVGKSTLINQLIPDAEQRTAKISEAHNSGMHTTTFSEMLELPEGGYLIDTPGIKGFGTFDIEKEELTSYFKEIFKFSQDCKFSDCTHTHEPGCAVIKAVEEHYIAASRYQSYLSMLEDKDENKYREAF; encoded by the coding sequence ATGAGAGGACTCGTTATTAAAAATACAGGCAGCTGGTACACCGTCAAGACAGACGATGGCCAGCTGATTGAAAGTAAAATCAAGGGCAATTTCAGATTGAAGGGCATCCGCAGCACCAATCCTGTGGCTGTAGGCGATTATGTGCAGCTTATTACCAACCAGGAGGGTACGGCATTTATCTCTTCTATCGAAGACCGCCAAAACTATATCATTCGTAAATCACCTAACCTCAGTAAGCAGAGTCATATTCTGGCTGCTAATGTAGACCAGGCGCTGCTTGTGGTAACGGTGAATTATCCGCAGACTTCTACTACCTTCATCGACCGATTCCTGGCTGGCGCTGAGGCCTATAGAGTGCCTGTTATCATCATCTTTAATAAAAGTGATATACTTTCAGAAGAAGAATTGCATTACGAGAAGATGATGTGCACGCTCTATGAAACCATCGGATATAAATGTATCGAATTGTCGGCAGCTACAGGAGAAGGTGTTGAACTGTTGCGACCTCTTATCAAGGATAAGAAATCTTTGTTGAGCGGCAACAGCGGGGTAGGAAAGTCAACCCTCATCAACCAGCTCATTCCTGATGCAGAGCAGCGTACCGCCAAAATCAGCGAGGCGCATAATAGCGGAATGCATACCACAACCTTCAGTGAGATGCTGGAACTGCCGGAAGGTGGTTATCTCATTGATACTCCGGGCATCAAGGGCTTTGGTACCTTTGATATCGAAAAGGAAGAGCTGACCAGCTATTTTAAGGAAATCTTCAAGTTCTCTCAGGATTGTAAGTTCTCTGACTGTACCCATACCCATGAACCGGGGTGCGCGGTAATCAAGGCGGTTGAGGAACATTATATTGCAGCTAGCCGCTATCAGAGTTATCTCTCTATGTTGGAGGATAAGGATGAAAATAAATACAGAGAGGCTTTTTGA
- a CDS encoding lysylphosphatidylglycerol synthase transmembrane domain-containing protein: protein MDIKKIANNIWKVALSLILGGAILYWMYRGFDFKQVEDVLLHKMSWTWMLLSFPFGISAQVFRGWRWKQSLEPLGEKARSSISIYSIFLSYALSLVIPRAGEFARCGVLKKWDDVSFPKALGTVVTERAIDSLLVLLITALVFVMQIPVFLNFFEKTGTSMDSLLSQFTATGYIVTAICGIAVLILAHYLLKRLAIYNKVKATLGGLWQGIISLKGVRNVPLYIALTLGIWLSYFFHYYLTFQCFEATSHLNLMCGLVTFIVGSIAVIVPTPNGAGPWHFAVKTMLILYGIQANDALFFVLIVHSVQTLLVVLLGIYAWIALAFTGKVKSEE, encoded by the coding sequence ATGGATATAAAGAAGATAGCAAACAACATATGGAAGGTGGCTTTGTCGCTTATTCTGGGTGGCGCCATCCTTTATTGGATGTATCGCGGATTCGACTTCAAGCAAGTAGAAGATGTTCTGCTTCACAAGATGAGTTGGACCTGGATGCTGCTGTCGTTCCCTTTTGGCATCTCTGCCCAGGTGTTCAGAGGATGGAGATGGAAACAGTCGCTGGAACCATTAGGCGAGAAGGCCCGCTCCAGTATCAGCATCTACTCCATCTTCCTGTCCTATGCTCTGAGTCTTGTAATTCCTCGTGCGGGCGAGTTTGCCAGATGCGGCGTATTGAAGAAATGGGATGATGTTTCGTTTCCGAAAGCCTTGGGTACCGTCGTTACAGAAAGAGCCATCGATTCACTCCTCGTGCTGCTGATTACGGCGCTGGTCTTTGTGATGCAGATTCCGGTATTCCTCAATTTCTTTGAGAAAACAGGTACGAGCATGGACAGTTTACTCAGCCAGTTTACAGCCACAGGTTACATAGTGACAGCTATCTGTGGCATAGCAGTACTCATCCTGGCTCACTATCTGCTCAAGCGACTCGCTATATATAATAAGGTGAAAGCAACACTGGGAGGACTCTGGCAAGGTATCATCTCGCTGAAAGGTGTCAGAAATGTACCGCTCTACATCGCCCTTACACTGGGCATCTGGTTGAGCTATTTCTTCCACTACTATCTCACCTTCCAATGCTTTGAGGCAACCTCCCATCTTAATCTGATGTGCGGTCTGGTGACATTCATCGTGGGCAGCATAGCGGTCATCGTACCAACTCCTAACGGAGCCGGACCTTGGCATTTTGCCGTCAAGACAATGCTCATACTCTATGGCATTCAGGCAAACGATGCCCTCTTCTTCGTTCTCATCGTACACTCCGTGCAAACCCTGCTTGTAGTCCTTTTGGGAATCTATGCCTGGATAGCACTGGCGTTTACCGGGAAAGTGAAGAGTGAAGAGTGA
- the frr gene encoding ribosome recycling factor — translation MIDVKETLNSAAERMEMAAMYLAEELSHVRAGRANVAILDGVRVNSYGSMVPLNQVATVTTPDARTIAIRPWDKKAIKDIEKAIMDSGVGITPENNGEIVRLGIPQPTGERRKELVKQCNKIAERAKIEVRNVRQEIKEKLKKAIKDGLSEDLEKDAENDLQKLHDKYIKQLENLMDEKEKEIMTV, via the coding sequence ATGATAGACGTTAAAGAAACTTTGAATTCTGCAGCAGAGCGTATGGAGATGGCAGCAATGTATCTCGCAGAGGAACTCTCTCATGTTCGTGCTGGTCGTGCTAATGTAGCCATCCTCGATGGTGTGCGCGTAAATAGTTATGGCAGTATGGTTCCTCTGAACCAGGTAGCTACAGTTACAACCCCTGATGCCCGTACTATCGCTATCCGCCCTTGGGACAAAAAGGCTATCAAGGATATCGAAAAGGCTATTATGGATAGTGGTGTAGGTATCACTCCTGAGAACAATGGCGAAATCGTACGTCTGGGTATTCCTCAGCCAACAGGTGAGCGCCGTAAGGAACTCGTAAAGCAGTGTAACAAGATTGCTGAGCGTGCTAAGATTGAGGTGCGCAACGTGCGCCAGGAAATCAAGGAGAAGTTGAAGAAAGCTATCAAGGATGGACTTTCTGAAGACTTGGAGAAGGATGCTGAGAACGATTTGCAGAAACTCCACGACAAGTACATCAAGCAGCTCGAAAACCTGATGGACGAGAAGGAGAAGGAAATCATGACAGTCTAA